The DNA window aggttcaaatcccagttttaCCATTTAATAGCTGTGACCCTGGGGAAGTTAACTTTCTTAAACTTCATTTATTTGTAAGTGTCCACTATGTGCCAAGCAGTGTTGGATATTGAGTAAGGGTGATTATGACAGTCCCTGTCCTCTAAGAGCTTATAATGGGTGACACAGGAACTTACAGGAAGCCAAAGACAAGCAAACAAATTTATTCCTAACAAAGCTACCAGGGCACACAGGAAGGAAATCTGGTCCAGAGTCAAGGGATcagcaaaatctttaaaaagggGACATTAAGGCTGAGTCCTGCAGGATAAGTGATAGTAACCAGATGAGGCTCTTAAAGGAAGCCTGTTCTTAACAGAGGAGGAAGTGTGTGCAAAAGGCCTGGATACAAAAGAACTCAGCTTAATTGGGAGATACCAGTTCAGGACTGGAGTTAAAATGAGGAAAGGACAAGAGATGAGGATCAGTTGATCAGCTTCTACAGGAATATTATCTACTCTGCTTGGTTACCTCAAGATTAAATTTTATAGATAGAGCACAGTGCTTTGCACATAAAAGATACTCAAATGATACATCCCTTAACAGAACAGAATCCCTAAAAACTCAATATAACAGGACTACTTTAAAATAGCCACTGTCTTCCTCCCCCACTCTCCATTCTGGGGATGGATTAGATAAGGACAGAATCTTCACTGCTAATAGCATGCTTCTCCTTGATGGAGATCCTGGAAAAGTCAGCCGTAGCTGGCAGCAACATGTGTAACAGACAACATCTCATTGGCCAATTGATAGAGCTACATAGATTCTGCAGATGTCCTCTGGCATCAAAatgccctgatttttttttctttgctttgctttttttagaggcagggtctcactgtgtcacccaggttagagtgcggtggtatgatcgtggctcactgcagtgttgacctcctcctgggctcaagaaatcctcccacttcagcctcccacatagctgggactacaggcacacgccaccatgcctggctaatttttaaatttttgtagggacagggtctcactgcgttgcccaggctgtgtggcaacgcctgagctcaagtagtcctcccaccttggcctcccaagtgctgggattacatacaggagccaccgtgcccgaccccccgattctttaaaatactattaatattttagcccttcaataatacatgtttataattCCCAAAAATAAgtctaagattttaaaatttatttctcagcttCCAATCTGGATATTAATGACTCCTAATTTAAGATTAGATGACTGACCCAGAGGAAAAAACATATACAAGTTTAGAACGGCAAGCACTGTCAAGATAAGATGCtacatttatttagcaccttGTCAAAATTTTTATCAGCCAACGTTATTATTCAGCTTTATGCTTTAATAAAGCTCAACTTTAAAAGATTATTtggagcctggcatggtggctcacacctataatcctagcagttttggaggctgaggtgggagtatcacttgagcccaggagttcaagagcagcctgggcaacatagtgagatctcgtctctacaaataatttaaaaattagctgggtgtggtggtatgcgcctgtggtcccagctagtagagaggctgaggttgggaggatcacttgagcctgggaggtcaaggcttcagtgagctgtgactgcaccactgcactctaggctgagagacagagggagaccctgtctcgaaaaaataaatacatacacaaaggTTACTTGGTTAAGTACCAAATAAGATAGCTTATTTTTATACCATGCTTGCTTAATGAAGGTATACTTCCATGACAAGTAGGTTTCTTGACAAGAAAATCTAACAATTTTAGTAACTCAACTAAACATTAACACACAGAAAATGTAGTTGATCACTGACgtttaatttagaaaatgtctATCTTTAGAAAGAGCTAAATTTTGcgtgcttattatgtgccaggcactgtgctagaaaGATTCATGTGCCTTATCCCATTTAGTCCtaagaggtaggtactattattagcaCACCTATTTCACAGAGGGGAAGTGGAgctttgattttgtatcttacCCAGCTAGGAAATGTTAAATCTATTCTTTGAACTGAGGACTATGTCAGAGCTCAAGAAAGATTCTAATTCCATTCCTGTTCAAAACAGTGGTCTCCAGGTAAAATAGATCTTGATTAACTTAAAAATCTCCAGAATATTAAAGTTATATTACAGCACAAACTTCATAAACAGTGACTGAATTTTGCTTTCAGCCTTCTCTTGAATATGCCTAAATAATTCCAGACCTTGAACTTTCCTAAACCTTTAATCATTTATGGTGCTCTCTGCTGTACCTACCCattagaacaatttttaaaaacataacactgtgtaattattttcaaaagcccAGAGATACTAATCAAGTGATCCTAATAGTCTTAAACACTATCCTCAAACCAAAAGATAAATGGAGATTGGGAAACTTGCATTCTAAGTGCCACCATCCATATAAAATTGCCCTGTGAATTAGAGTAATTTCAATCAGATCCTGTAAAACTGTAAATTTTTCTCAAGACCAGAATGAGACAGTAACTGTAAGATAGTTTAAAAGCCCAAATTCTGGAACATAAAATGGTTTTCCACATAGCAAATTCAACAGCAAAAGGTAGTCAGTAGGGGTTCGGGAGAGCagcaacatttagaaaataataaataaaattgcagggctgggtgaggtggctcatgcctgtaattccaacactttgggagactgagagggGGAGggccacttgaggccaggagttcaagaccatcatgggcaacatagcaagtctcatctgacaaaaaataaaaaattagccaggtatagtagtaccctgtagtccagctacttgggaggctgaggcggggggaatACTTGAGTCCTCGAGtttgagaatgcagtgagccacaatcatgccactgtgttccagcctgggctacagaacgagactcttatctcaagaagaaaaaaattacaaaatattaaactATTCATGTCATAGCCACTCTGCCTTAATGCAAGACTATAATTACTCTAAAAAATCATATGCTGCTCAAATAAGGCCTAATTTCCTTACTATATGGTGTCCTTAGTTTTAAGTTAACACATTACATACTAAAAgaaatccaggctgggcatggtggctcacgcctgtaatctcagcactttgggaggccaaggtaggcagatcatgaggtcaagggactgagaccatcctggtcaacatggtgaaaccccgtctccactaaaaatacaaaaattagctgggcgtggtggcgcgtgcctgtagtcccagctacttgggcggctgaggcaggagaatcgcttgaactcggaaggcagaggttgcagtgagccaagatcgcgccactgcactccagcctggcgacagagcaaggctctgtctcaaaaagaataaaaataaaaataaaaaaagaaagaaatccaaagtCATTTCATGCATTAAAAACTCAATTAGGTTTTCACATAGGCACTGGCATTTATGACTGTTAACAGCTATTAACACCCAGTGAGTTGgtttatacaaaaatacaaaccaaaGTAAGTGTATAATTTGTTAGTTCCCTGACTCATTAATCGTtcttaaaaaagattattttcaggccaggcgcggtggctcatgcctgtaatcccagcactttgggaggccaaggcaggtggatcacgaggtcaggagttcaagaccagcctgaccaacacagtgaaatcccatctctactaaaaatacaaaaattagccaggcgtggtggcgcatgcctgtaatcccagctactcaggaggctgaggcaggagaatcacttgaacctgggaggcggaggttgctgtgagccaaaatagcgccgctgcactgcagcctgggcaacagagcgagactccgtctcaaaaaaaaaaaaaaaaaattttctttaacatgTAAATGACTATACCAAaacccttttttctctctctcctgagatagggtctcattctgttatgCCGGCTTGAGTAGAGTGGCCtcatcatagctctctgcagcctcgacctcctgggctcaagtgatcctcccacctcagcctctggagtagctgggacctcagggatgcgcgccaccacgcccaactaatttctttttttgtggggaaggggtttcaacgtgttgcccaggctggtctcaaacttctgagctcaagggatccacctgcctcagcctcccaaagtgctgggactagaggcatgagccactgcgccaggcccagaaaccatttttaagtgtcaCATCAGCTATTTGCTAAGGTATTaggtgtattaaaaaaaaaagaggattaaaTTATTATACTAGAACCCATTTAATATAATGCATTCAGCAAGATAAACTCAAAGTAAGTGGAGGAAGTGTAGGCAGGAGATTCCAATTCAGTTTTGTGACAGGAAGTACCTGCTATGGAAGTATAGAAACAAGAATACCAAGTTCTGTTTtagcacaagaaagaaaaaaaaagaaaatactagtgAATAGGGCAAAAGAGGAAGTTCTTTTTAGTGAACCATCTGTCATGTATTACAGACAATTAGAAAAACATTCACTTTTCCACTAGGTTTATGTATGAATGTAGTTCCCCAGGTGTACTGAAGTCTGGATTTTGCAGTTTCCCTATGACAACATATCCTatgattcaatttttatttatttatttagagaagggattttgctcttgttgcccaggctggagtgcaatggcccgatctaggctcacggcaacctctgcctccccagttcaagagattctccggcctcagcctcccgagtagctgggattacaggcatgcgccaccacacccggctaattttgtatttctagtagagatggggtttctccatgctggtcaggctggtgtcgaactcctgacctcggtgatccgcccagctcggcctcccaaagtgctgggattacaggcatgagccaccgcgcccggcctatgatCCACATTTTACACATCCATAAGAAGACAACAGTGGCTTGAAACATTAAACTATTCGTTTCATATCTTAAAGtttgattaactttttaaaatcaatgctAACTACGtaagaatcattttttaaaaatacttaagtttcacaacaatgtgaatatactacTGAGCTgtatgtacacttaaaaatggttaggatggtaaatttgatttttgtgtttttcacgACACAAAGTGTGTAAGTTAATGAGAATTTTTTCACTTAAATGTTAATAGTAGCTTGTCATATAAATTTTGATTAAAGGAAAAATCGCTTTACACTTAACTTTTAATAATTTGCTGTCATCtttaaattaatgtaattaatttttaaagatgcttCCATACATGGGCAAATTCTTTAATCCTGAATTATAGAGTGAAAGTGAAGCACTATTTTCAATTAACATCTTTCAAATCATCTAAATTATTGCCAACAAATACTAGTTATGAAATtaggtatattttatttctgttgatttCTTTATTCAATTAAGTGCAAATCTCGAATTAAGAGAGCAAGATCCCTAGTCTTTTCTTAAAGCAACTGTAGTTCTGGATTATGAGGTAGGTGACACCACACCTCAGCCTTTGGCAGGGCGGTGGCCCAAAATGCTGAAGTCAACCATGTCCAATCACCCTTCTGGTCTGGCTCAGCCCTATCAAAAATTGTCAGGCTTCTGTGAACTTTCATTAAGTCCCGTTCAGAAGACTGCACAACCCAGGTTACTTTAGCAGCTCGGGAAGGGCCTGGAGCAGCCGGGTTGGCTTGCTACCTCTGGGAAGTCTCCAGGAAGAGAAAACTGGGAAAAGGCTTTAACTTTGCGCAAGCCCCTTTTCTCTGTCAACATCTCTTTCCCTTCCCAGCGAAGGGATGTGTTCTCGAAAGATCTACCCCTTTCCAACTCAAATGTCATTCCCTGATCAGCTGCTGGAGGGGCAAGCGGCGCTCAACCCACGCCCTCCTCTTCGAGCACCTTCTCCAAGTGCCAGCGCGCCGGGCTCGCTCTGCAGCCCCCCACACCAGCCCTACAGGAAGAGGGGCCCTGGCTCACGACCCCGGCCCGCCTCTGCAAGGGGGCTCCCGGcctgggaggctgtggctgcCCGCGGGGGTCCACTCCCGGGTCGAGTGGGGGTGACCAGAGCCAGCGGGAGGGGTTTCTTGGGAGAGGGGAGAGACGGCCTCACCTTGACCCTGATTTCGTAAGTGGTGAAGCGGCCCCGGCCGACCCCCACCGTTTGCGGGTTGCTCACATCGATCTCGAGGAAGTTGCTGGGGGGTCCGTAGGCGTCATTCAGGTTCTGCGGCTTGGTGATCAGCCGCCGGGTGTCAGCCACGGTCTCCGCCATTTCGCTGtagctgctgccgccgccgcggGCTCCCTCCGCCCCCTCCGCGttcagccgccgccgccgccgctgctgcccGCCGTGGGGACACGGGGCTCGCGCGCAGCGGTCGCGAAGAGAACGAGCACGTAGAGCGGGCGTTCACCCCGCACGCGAAGCTCCTCCCCGCGCCCCTCAAGCTTCCGCCTCCGAGCCCAGGGGAGAAACGGCTCACTAGCTGGAACGCCACGCCCGGCTCCCGGGAGGCCCGGCCGAGGCTGGGGAGGGGCACTGCGGACTGGGGTGTGAGGAGAAGCGGTGTCATGGGACTCGGGGTCGCAAACAGGTTCCGGCCGGACTACAGCGCCCACAATGCACCGCGAGCGCGCCGCCGCGGGGCTGCGGCCGAGGAGGCGAGGACCCAGACGCCCAGAGCTGGCGCTTCCTGTCTCTCTGCGCCAGCCTCGGCCTGCGGCGGGGTAGAGCGCCGGAAACGGCTTTAGCGGCTTTGGGAATTGCGGGCGAAAGTTAAACGGAGAGATCTTAGAGATTTGCCCGCAAATCGAAACAAAACTGCCCCTACTAACTCTGTGCCAACCTGTGCACCGTCTCACTGTGAACCCCTGAAAATGCCTTTCTGGAGAAGGTTAAGCAAATGCCTGAGATGATTTTGCCATAAACCCGAGCGTTGCACCAGACACGCGTCTGGATTGATAGGTTGAAACCAGTAAAGTGGGGgagtgaaataaaaactaaagccCTAGTTAAATCCTAGCATTATGGTCAAATCGATTTTGGAGACAGGTCGGTCCGCTAAAACAAAGTAACAGTAGACCGGCTGCAAGCTGCTTTGGGTGTCCACTTTCGTTTCTCACGAAGTCctgataagttttttttttttttgaaaagtattaaACGTACCTCTACAGGACTGGAAATGCAACTCACATGAGCCTTTTTAAGAAACGGGGaggaaggccgggcacggtggcttatgcctgtaatcccagcactttgggaggccgaggcgggcggatcacgaggtcaggagttcgatactagccttgcccacatggtgaaaccccatctctacttaaaaatgcaaaattagctgggcgtggtggtgcgcgcctgtaatcccagctactctggaggctgaggcaggagaatcgcttgaacccgggaggcagaggttgcagtgagctgagatctgccattgcactccagcctgggtaatagagtgagactttgtctcaaaaaaaagaaagaaagaaacgggGAGAAAACCCAATTAATTAGGTCCTAGTTCATCTCTTATGGTCCAATGGGAAATGCAGATTTTAAATGTTGAGATACGATACATTTCTATCTCTGCCCAGAGAGTTATCCCTCACAactatttctgcattttttaatatgtcaaGTTTAACactataattactttaaataaccTGATCTTCCCCGCCCCCCTTTtctttagattttaaattattagtaattatttgtggagacgggatctcactgtgattcccaggctggtctccaactcccagcatcaaagtgatcctcccgccgtggcctcccatatgtgctgagatgacaggtatgaaccaccgtgCTTGGACTGATCTGTCCCTTGAActgcaaatttcttttctttcttgctttttttttttttttttttttttttttttttttgagacggagtctcgctgtgtcgttcaggctggagtgcagtggcgcatcttgtcttactgcaatctccacctttcggattcaagcgattctcctgcctcagcctcccgagtagctgggattacaggcgtgcgccatgacacccagctaatttttgtgtattttcagtagaaacggggttttgccttattggccgggctggtctcgaactcctaacctcagctgatccgctcgcctcagcctcccaaagtgctgggagtacagaagtgagccaccgtgcccggccaacagcaACCATTCTTAATAACACTAAGAAACactggaataaaaagaaattacttggccgggtgcggtggcttgcgcctgtaatcccagtactctgggaggccgaggcgggcggatcacctcaggttgggagtttgagaccagcctgaccaacatggagaaaccccgtctgtactaaaaatacaaaattagccgagcgtgatggcgcatgcctgtaatcccagctactcgggaggctgaggcaggagaattgcttgaacctgggaggcggagattgtggtgagccgagatcgtgccattgcactccagcctgggcaacaagagcaaaactccatctcaaaaaaaaaaaaaaaaaaaaaggcattacttaaatacaatgtatattattttccagaaaacaacattcatttattaattcaacaaatatttgttgaagaccTACTAGATGTTTTCATTCTAAGTACTAGAAATGAAAGGGTAGATAAGTCAGGTTTATAGCCTAGTATATAGTCTGTCTTAGGGAGACAATTCAGTAAATAATACACCTGCCAATATAATTGGTGCTATGAGGCAAATAAAACTGAATAATGTGACAGATAGTGACAGACAAGCTCATTAGATATTAATGCTGGGCATGTCTCCTAATGCAACAGACCAAATGGGAATTTGACTGGTATGATTAGAAATGTAAGCTCAATAAATACATATCAATGACTCTGAATTGAAGTCTATGCAAGCTAAGAGACCAGGAACTACTGTATTATGTTGTCATCGGTGACACCTGAACAAAGCAATCATGGAATATTCTcatagaatgcttctgtctgattccTTGGCGACCACTCAGGGCAGCAGTGGGCAGCCAGAACAAATGCCTGCAGTGGGGAAGCGGCTAGGAGGGACAGCAGCACAGCATCATAGCACAGTTGTATAGCCAAAGAAGACCTTCTTGGTgtaaatatcaggaaaaaaaattatccttatttttcagGAATTGTGATTGCATTTCTAGAATACAAATCCAGAAATAATAAGCTACTAGAATTAACAAGAGAATGTAGTggcaagacagaaataaagaatgtaatAGCTTTCCTTTGTCTATGCAATATCTAGTTAGaatggaaatggaagaaaatacccTGTTTGCAAGTGACCAGAAGTACAAAATATCTAGGAAGGAAGGGATAGGAACTATAAGGAGCAAAGGGAACATAGGACTAAAACTATGAAATTGTATTCAAAGATGTAAGACAAAACCTAAAGAGAAAAGAGTCTATGTTCCTGGATGGGAGGACTTAATATCAGAAAAAGTCACTATCTAAAATTAATAACTTAATACAATTAGAATCTCAATGTGGTTAGTTTTACTCACCCACTCCCACCTTGGATGAGTGGGTGGCACTgagtcaagtttttttttttttttttttttgagacagagtctcactctgtcacccaggctggagtgcagtggcacaatctcggctcactgcaacctctgcctccagggttcaagctattctcctgcctcagcctcccaagtagctgggactactggcgcctgccaccacgcccggctaatttttgtgtttttagtagagacggggtttcaccatgttggccgggctggtctcgaattcctgaccttgtgatccgcccacctaggcccccccaaagtgctgggattacaggggtgagccaccgcacctggcccaaaggtTTTATCATTCAGAAATGGCaaaactaggctgggcgcgggtgcacgcctgtaatcccaacactttgggaggccgagatgggcggatcatctgaggtcagaagtttgagacaatcctggccaacatggtgaaaccccgtctctactaaaaatacaaaaaaatagctgggcgtggtgccgggcgcctgtaatcccagctactcgggaggctgaggcaggagaatggcttgaacctgggaggcagaggttgcagctgagccgagattgcgccactgcactccagcctgggtgacaagagcgagattctgtctcaaaaaaaaaaaaaaaaaaggcaaaactagctCCAGAGTTTATATACTTACCAATATTTTACGCTGCCTCTTAGGCAGAAAATTCAGATGGACAATaagcataaaaaagaaatgaaattactatCAGCTGACTGTTTAGTGCGCTCAGAATAAAGACGAATTGATAATCTTAATGGCCAGAGCCTTCAAATTGTGATAATTAATACTCTACTCAAATGACACACCTCTCAGGGCACCCACAGCAATACCAGTATACAGACAATGTATTTTTCTAGAATTAGGCCACTTTAGGAAAACATAAAATTGATGATAGTTTTCTAACATTTTAGCTTATCCTTAGAATATGTTCATGTCTTCTCCTCCTACCTCCACTTCAACTGCCACTATACTCAAACTCACTAATCATATAAATGCACATTAAACATGAAATACTTTTTTCTGTCTATCAAAATGGCAAAAATCCAAATGAACAGAAACACACAGTAGGAAAGTAGGAAAACAGGCATTCATATTTCAATGACATGAGTAtgaatttttacatctttttggAAAAGTAATTTGATAATATTTATCAAAAGTAAGACTATTAGAGTAGTTTCACCTGCAAATCTTAACTTTTGCTGCAAGAGACCATGGTACATAAGGTTGTAAGGGCAAGGATGTTTATTGCATCTTTGTTTGTagtggcaaaaactggaaacagctccaaggcttatcaattttttaaaaagcttgaatTAGGCTgggcaatggctcatacctgtaatcccagcactttcggaggccaggTCAGGCAGATCAGTTGTCAAGaccaacatagggagaccccatctctacaaaaaatttaaaaattgcagggcatgctggtgtgtgcctatagtcccaactacttgggaagctgaggtgagaggattgcttgagcccaagaggttgaggctgcagtgaactatgatcatgccactctactccagcctaggtaacagacaaggaccttgtctcaagaaagaaaaaaagaaaaaaaaaaaaaaagaaaatgcttgaaTTATAGTATGTTTAAAGTGTGGGAAATTGTATAATGATTAGAGTAAATGAActagttatattttcatttattagaaTACTCTATTATTTAGTTATTAGAATTAGAGGAGGACTATCCATGATGTAT is part of the Homo sapiens chromosome 6, GRCh38.p14 Primary Assembly genome and encodes:
- the SNX3 gene encoding sorting nexin-3 isoform c (isoform c is encoded by transcript variant 3); its protein translation is MAETVADTRRLITKPQNLNDAYGPPSNFLEIDVSNPQTVGVGRGRFTTYEIRVKTNLPIFKLKESTVRRRYSDFEWLRSELERESKGRWSSSGTERTLSSHVFTR